The Noviherbaspirillum saxi genome includes a window with the following:
- the hpf gene encoding ribosome hibernation-promoting factor, HPF/YfiA family produces MNLIISGHHLDLTPAIREYVQNKLDRIIRHFDHVIDIAVILGVEKPSEKDKRQRAEVNLRLRGNVIHVESFAKDLYAAIDTLIDKLDRQVIKYKTKMQDHQCEAHKRMPEAPTAA; encoded by the coding sequence ATGAATCTCATAATCAGTGGACATCATCTCGATTTGACACCTGCCATTCGCGAATACGTGCAAAACAAGCTGGACAGGATTATTCGCCATTTCGATCATGTCATTGATATTGCAGTCATCCTCGGGGTTGAAAAGCCCTCTGAAAAAGATAAGCGGCAAAGAGCCGAAGTCAATCTGCGCTTGAGGGGGAATGTCATACATGTGGAAAGCTTTGCCAAAGACCTGTACGCGGCGATCGATACGCTGATCGACAAGCTGGACCGCCAGGTAATCAAGTACAAGACCAAGATGCAGGATCATCAGTGCGAAGCGCACAAACGCATGCCGGAAGCACCGACAGCCGCGTAA
- a CDS encoding enoyl-CoA hydratase/isomerase family protein, producing MTEFVRTAIHHHLGVITLDRPKALNSLSLAMVRSITQALLAWRNDPAIRAVLIHSSSERAFCAGGDIRFFHDAGSATPRGDSALLEDFFTEEYALNHLIHFYPKPYIAIMDGIVMGGGMGVAQGGESNRLRIVTERTKMAMPEVNIGLFPDVGGSYFLSRAPGQLGTYLGVTGEVIGAADALYAGLADVFVPASELATLLGLLATATDVRAAAAEFAAPFKTQIDPAASKLAAQHASIDRHFAHDSVSTITASLADDGDAFAQNTLAVMQKRSPLMMCVTLSQLRQGAAMSVADCLRMERTMVRRSFESGEVLEGIRSVVIDKDNTPNWNPPSLEAVDDAMIARFFEPAWPAYAHPLRDLA from the coding sequence ATGACCGAATTCGTCCGCACCGCGATCCATCACCATCTTGGCGTCATCACACTGGACCGTCCGAAGGCGCTCAACTCGCTATCGCTGGCCATGGTGCGCTCCATCACGCAGGCCCTGCTTGCATGGCGCAACGATCCGGCGATACGTGCCGTGCTCATTCACAGCAGCAGCGAAAGGGCATTCTGTGCCGGCGGCGACATCCGCTTCTTCCACGATGCAGGCAGCGCCACGCCACGCGGGGACAGCGCCTTGCTGGAAGACTTTTTTACCGAAGAATATGCGCTGAACCACCTGATCCATTTCTATCCGAAACCGTACATTGCGATCATGGATGGCATCGTCATGGGCGGCGGTATGGGGGTGGCACAGGGCGGTGAATCGAACCGGCTGCGCATCGTTACCGAGCGTACCAAGATGGCGATGCCGGAAGTGAATATCGGACTGTTTCCCGATGTCGGCGGCAGCTACTTCCTTTCGCGCGCACCCGGGCAGCTGGGTACCTATCTCGGCGTGACCGGCGAAGTGATCGGCGCGGCAGATGCGCTGTATGCGGGGCTGGCCGATGTATTTGTTCCTGCGTCGGAGCTGGCCACGCTGCTGGGCTTGCTGGCGACAGCGACCGATGTACGCGCTGCCGCGGCCGAGTTCGCTGCACCGTTCAAGACCCAGATCGATCCGGCTGCCAGCAAGCTTGCGGCACAACATGCATCGATCGACCGCCATTTCGCACATGACAGCGTAAGCACCATTACCGCCTCGCTCGCGGACGATGGCGACGCGTTTGCACAGAATACGCTTGCAGTCATGCAGAAGCGCTCTCCTCTGATGATGTGCGTGACCTTGTCGCAGCTGCGGCAGGGAGCGGCGATGAGCGTGGCCGATTGCCTGCGGATGGAACGCACGATGGTGCGCCGCAGCTTTGAAAGCGGGGAGGTGCTGGAAGGCATCCGCTCGGTGGTCATCGACAAGGACAATACGCCGAACTGGAATCCACCGTCGCTGGAAGCGGTTGATGATGCAATGATTGCACGATTTTTCGAACCGGCGTGGCCAGCATATGCGCATCCGCTACGCGACCTTGCCTGA
- a CDS encoding deoxyguanosinetriphosphate triphosphohydrolase: MNYEAHLAPYAARSEASRGRRFSEPAPASRTEFQRDRDRIIHSTAFRRLEYKTQVFVNHEGDLFRTRLTHSIEVAQIARSIARNLHLNEDLVEAISLAHDLGHTPFGHAGQEALNECMQDFGGFEHNLQSLRVVDELEEHYGAFNGLNLMFETREGVLKHCSMSNARKLGDIGQRFIDKKQPTLEAQLANLADEIAYNNHDIDDGLRSGLITTAQLDEVDFYARHRREVEVVYPGIGGRRAIHETIRRMINALIVDLTEASKARIGDAGIRTLDDVRNVPPLINFSDAMQQEAVLLKRFLRTNLYHHYQVNRMTSKARRIVRELFDAFMAEPRLLPPDYQVTERGSQQARARKVSDYIAGMTDRYAMREHRRLFTVGEI; the protein is encoded by the coding sequence ATGAATTACGAAGCCCACCTCGCACCTTATGCCGCTCGATCAGAGGCATCGCGAGGGCGGCGTTTCAGCGAACCGGCCCCGGCGTCGCGCACCGAATTCCAGCGCGATCGCGACCGTATCATCCATTCGACCGCATTCCGGCGGCTGGAATACAAGACCCAGGTATTCGTCAACCATGAAGGCGACCTGTTTCGCACCCGCCTTACCCATAGCATCGAAGTCGCCCAGATCGCGCGTTCGATCGCGCGTAACCTGCATCTGAACGAAGACCTGGTCGAAGCGATTTCGCTTGCCCATGACCTCGGCCATACGCCTTTCGGCCATGCGGGGCAGGAAGCACTCAATGAATGCATGCAGGATTTTGGCGGCTTCGAACATAACCTGCAAAGCTTGCGGGTGGTCGATGAACTGGAAGAGCATTATGGCGCTTTCAATGGACTCAATCTGATGTTCGAAACACGGGAAGGCGTGCTCAAGCATTGTTCGATGTCCAATGCGCGCAAGCTCGGTGACATCGGCCAGCGTTTCATCGACAAGAAACAGCCGACGCTGGAAGCTCAGCTTGCGAATCTGGCCGATGAAATTGCCTACAATAATCACGACATCGACGATGGACTGCGCTCGGGCCTCATCACCACCGCGCAGCTCGATGAAGTCGATTTTTACGCCCGGCACCGGCGCGAAGTGGAAGTGGTTTATCCCGGCATCGGCGGCCGGCGCGCGATCCATGAAACGATACGGCGAATGATCAACGCGCTGATCGTCGATCTGACCGAGGCATCGAAGGCCAGAATTGGTGATGCAGGGATAAGGACACTGGACGATGTGCGCAATGTGCCTCCCCTGATCAATTTTTCAGACGCGATGCAGCAGGAAGCCGTGCTGCTCAAACGCTTTCTGCGCACCAATCTCTACCATCACTATCAGGTCAATCGCATGACCAGCAAGGCACGCCGCATCGTGCGCGAACTATTCGACGCATTCATGGCGGAGCCGCGCCTGCTTCCTCCCGACTACCAGGTAACCGAACGCGGCAGTCAGCAGGCACGGGCGCGCAAGGTGTCCGACTATATTGCCGGCATGACCGACCGCTATGCGATGCGCGAGCACCGCCGCTTGTTCACCGTCGGCGAAATCTGA